The Streptomyces sp. M92 nucleotide sequence TGATCGTCGCCAACGCCGACGACCCGCTGGTGGTGTGGGCCGCGTCGTCCTCCCCCAACGTGATCTGGGTCGCCGCCGGGCAGATGTGGAAGGACGACGCCTGGTCCTGCCCGTCCTGCGGCGGCGTGATGCAGCGTCCGGGCGACGACTGGTTCTGCGGTGAGTGCGGCTTCCGCCGCCCGACGCCGAGCTGGGCGCTCTCCGGCGACCACGTCCTGGACCCGCACGGTTCCGCCTGGCCGATCCACCTCCAGCTGCCGGGCCGCGCCAACAAGGCCAACGCCGCCTCGTCGGCCGCCGTCGCCGCCGTCTTCGGGGTACCGCCGCAGGTCGCGCTGGAGCGCATGTACCAAGTGCAGGCGGTCGCGGGACGCTACGACGTCGTCCAGTTCCAGGGCCGCGACCTGCGCCTGCTGCTCGCCAAGAACCCGGCGGGCTGGCTGGAGACCTTCTCCCTGATCGACCCGCCGCCGGCCCCGGTGATCCTCTCGGTGAACGCGCGCGGCGCCGACGGCACCGACACCTCCTGGCTGTGGGACGTCGACTACACCCGGCTGTCCGGCCACCCGATCTGTGTGATCGGCGACCGGAAGCTGGACCTCGCGGTGCGCCTGGAGGTCGCGAACCAGCAGTTCCAGGTGTGCGAGGACCTCGACCAGGCGGTGTCGCTGTGCCCGCCCGGCCGGATCGAGGTCATCGCGAACTACACCGCCTTCCAGGACCTGCGCCGCCGCGTCGGCAACTGACCGCGAGATTTCAGGGGACTTTCGTGAGCGACAACCAACTGCGGATCGTCTGGATCTACCCGGACCTGCTCAGCACGTACGGGGACCAGGGCAACGCCCTCGTCGTGGAGCGCCGGGCGCGGCAGCGCGGCCTCGACGTGGCCCGGCTCGACGTGCGCAGCGACCAGCCGATCCCGACCTCCGGCGACATCTACCTCATCGGCGGCGGCGAGGACCGCCCGCAGCGGCTCGCGGCCGAGCGGCTGCGCCGCGACGGCGGCCTGCACCGGGCGGTGGAGAACGGCGCGATCGTCTTCTCCGTCTGCGCCGGCTACCAGATCCTGGGCCACGAGTTCATCAACGACCTCGGCCAGCGCGAGCCGGGCCTCGGCCTGCTCGACGTGGTCTCCACGCGCGGCGAGGGCGCCCGGTGCGTCGGCGACGTGCTCGGCGACATCGACGCGCGCCTGGGCCTGCCCCCGCTGACCGGCTTCGAGAACCACCAGGGCGTCACCCATCTGGGCCCCAGCGCCCGCCCGCTGGCCCAGGTCCGTTTCGGCAACGGCAACGGCACCGGGGACGGCACGGAGGGCGCGTACAACGACACGGTCTTCGGCACGTACATGCACGGCCCGGTGCTGGCACGCAACCCGCAGATCGCGGACCTGCTGCTGAAGCTGGCCCTCGACGTGAACGCGCTGCCGCCGACCGACGACCGGTGGTACGAGGCGCTCCGCAACGAGCGGATCGCGGCGGCGCAGCAGCCCGCCTGACGGCTGCCCGAAGCCTGCCGCGACGGCCCGTCTGATGACTCATCCGCACAGGTGAGCGGGCACGTCCAGTAGGCGGACGCACGGTTCGGTCCCGCCCCCCGATGCCGCTAGGGTGGCGGGGATCGAGCCGGACAGCGCGGTCCGGACCCGTGCCACTTGAGAAGGTATTTCGGGCTATGCGCATTGGTGTCCTCACGTCCGGCGGCGACTGCCCCGGCCTGAACGCCGTCATCCGGTCCGTCGTGCACCGCGCCGTCGTCGACCACGGCGACGAGGTCATCGGTTTCCGGGACGGCTGGAAGGGCCTCCTGGAGTGCGACTACCTCAAGCTCGACCTCGACGCGGTCGGCGGCATACTCGCCCGCGGCGGCACCATCCTCGGCTCCTCCCGGGTCCGTCCCGAGCACCTGCGGGACGGCGTGGAGCGCGCCCGCGGCCACGTCGAGCAGCTGGGCCTGGACGCGATCATCCCGATCGGCGGCGAGGGCACGCTCAAGGCGGCGCGGCTGCTGTCCGACAACGGCCTGCCGATCGTGGGCGTGCCGAAGACCATCGACAACGACATAGCGGTCACCGACGTGACCTTCGGCTTCGACACCGCGGTCACCGTCGCCACCGAGGCCCTGGACCGGCTGAAGACCACCGCCGAGTCCCACCAGCGGGTGCTGATCGTCGAGGTCATGGGCCGTCACACCGGCTGGATCGCGCTGCACTCGGGCATGGCGGCCGGCGCGCACGCCGTCGTCGTCCCGGAGCGGCCCTTCGACATCGACGAGCTGACCGCGAAGGTCGGCGAGCGGTTCTCGGCGGGCAAGCGGTTCGCGATCGTGGTCGCCGCGGAGGGCGCCAAGCCGAAGCCCGGCACGATGGACTTCGACGAGGGCGGCAAGGACGTCTACGGCCACGAGCGCTTCGCCGGGATCGCCCGCCAGCTCTCGATCGAGCTGGAGGAGCGACTCGGCAAGGAGGCCCGGCCGGTGATCCTCGGGCACGTGCAGCGGGGCGGGACGCCCACGGCGTACGACCGGGTGCTGGCGACTCGGTTCGGGTGGCACGCGGTCGAGGCGGTGCACCGGGGGGAGTTCGGGATGATGACGGCGCTGCGCGGGACGGACATCCGGATGGTGCCGCTCGCGGAGGCGGTGGCGTCGTTGAAGACGGTGCCGAGTGCTCGTTACGCAGAGGCGGAGTGCGTTCTCTGAGGTTGCTGTGACACGCCGTCCGCGGCTGGTACGTGGTTGTTCGCGCCCACGCGGCGGAGCCGCACATCGATACAGCCCCGCGCCCCTTGGGGGCGCGCTTCACCGCCCCCGGTCACAACAGTGGCCGGGGGCGGTTCTAGTCTTGCTTCGGACAGACAGCGCTCAACCGCGCTCAACCCCCACGAAACAGGAGCCGGCGGATGGATCACAGCGGGCACGGCATGATGATGGATCTGCCGCCGTTCACGCTGGGGCGAGGTCTCGCGTGGTCGGCGGACCCCTTCTTCCTCATCGCCTGTCTCCTGGGACTGGCGCTCTACGGCTGGGGAGTCGTCCGGCTGACCCGGCGCGGGGACAAGTGGCCGGTCGGCCGGACCGTGTCGTTCGTCGTCGGTGTGCTGAGCGTAGTGCTGATGATGTGCACCAAGCTCAACGACTACGGCATGGTCATGTTCAGCGTGCACATGGTGCAGCACATGATCATCAGCATGGTGTCGCCGATCCTGCTGCTGCTCGGCGCGCCGATCACCCTGGCCCTGCGCGCTCTGCCCACGGCGGGCCGTGGCCGCAAGGGACCCCGCGAGCTGCTGCTGAAGCTGCTGCACAGCCGCTACATGCGGATCATCACGCACCCCGCGTTCACCATCCCGCTGTTCATCGCGAGCCTGTACGCGCTGTACTTCACCCCGCTCTTCGACTTCCTGATGGGCTCCAAGGTCGGGCACATCGGGATGATGGTGCACTTCCTCGCCGTCGGGCTGGTGTTCTTCTGGCCGATCATGGGCGTGGACCCGGGCCCGCACCGGCCGGGGTATGTGATGCGGATGCTGGAGCTGTTCGCGGGCATGCCGTTCCACGCGTTCTTCGGCATCGCGCTGATGATGGCGTCCTCGCCCATGGTCGAGACGTTCCAGAACCCGCCCGCCTCGCTCGGTATCGACGCCCTGTCCGACCAGAACGCGGCCGGCGGCATCGCCTGGGCCTTCAGCGAGGTCCCGTCCGTGCTGGTGCTGCTCGCCCTGCTGTTCCAGTGGTACGCCTCCGAGGAGCGGCAGGCCCGCCGCAAGGACCGCGCCGCCGACCGCGACGGTGACAAGGAACTCGAGGCGTACAACGCCTATCTGGCCGCACTGAACACACGCGGCGGCTGAGCGGCGGCTTCGTTCAGTAGCATGTGGCGCGTCGGGGGAACCGCCCGGGGGGAGCGGTATGACGCGTCACGCGTTTTCCGGCCAGGTGGTGGCCGGTCGCTATCTGCTGCTGCGCCCGCTGGGCGCCGGCGGGCCGGGCCGCGTGTGGCTCGCCCGCGATCGGCGGCTGGGCGGCGAGGTCGCGCTGCGGGCCGCCCGCAGCGGCGTCCGGGCCCTGCCGCCCGCGCGCGTCCATCCGCACATGGTCACCGTCCATGACGTGGTGGAGCACGAGGGCGTCTCGTGGATCGTCATGGAGTACGTCCCCGGTGCCGTCACTCTGAGGGAGCTGGTGGCCCGGAGCGGGCCGCTGGCGCCTGCCGAGTGCGCCCGGATCGGGCTCGCCGTGCTCGACGCGTGGGCCGCCGGGCACGAGCGGGCCGTGGAGCCGGCGGGGGTGCTGCTGGCGCCGGACCGCCTGGGGGCGCCGTACGGCCGGATTCTGCTGACGGGCCCCGGCACGGCCGCCCCGCTGGACGGTGACGGTCTGAACTCGCTGGGCCGCACGCTCCACCACGCCGTCGAGGGCCGCGATCCCTCCGGCCGGGACCTGGCGGTGCCTCCCGTGCGGGCCGGTGCGCTCGGGCCGCTGCTGGAGAGGCTGCTCGCCGGTCCCCCGCCCCGCGTCACAGTGGCCGAGGCGGAGGCGGAACTGGCGTGGATCGTCACCCCGCAGACCGAGACGTACGTCCGGCCCCGGACCGACCCCGGATCACAGCCGCCCTGGTCCTCGGCGCCCACGCCCGTCGCCGGGCCGCTTCCCCCGAACGGCGGACATCGGCGGCGGCGTCCGCGCGCGCCGCGTGCCGCCCTGGCCGGCGGGCTCGGTGTGCTGCTCGCCCTGAGCGGCGTCTGGTACGCACTGGCCGACCGGGGCACCGACGGGGCCGGGGCGCCGTACGGCGCCGCCGTGGGGCTGGTCGCGCCGCTGGAGGACGGGGACTGCGTGCGCGCCCGCTGGCCCGGCGGCACCCGGTTCGCGGGGACCCCGCGCCTGGCCGTGGACGCGGACTGCCGGGGCGGGGCGCCCGACGGGCAGGTGATGGCCTTCGTGCCCGCCTCCTCCGCCGGGGAGGCCCGCGAGCTGGGACCCGCCCGCTGCGAGGAGCGGACCCGGGAGCTGCGGGGCCGGCTGGCCGGGGTGCGGAGTGTGGCGGTCGTCCCCGTCGAGGACGGGTTCGAGACCGCCCGGCGGCGCACCGCCTGCCTGGTGCTGGGGGCGTACGGGCCGGTGTACGGGCCGCTGGGCCGGCACCGGGAGCCCGGGGCGGTGTTCGCGGACACCGCGACCATGCAGCGCCGGGACTGTCTGGACGTGCGCTCCGCGCGGGAGGTCCGGCTGGTGTCCTGCGGCGGCCGGTACGACGCCCAGGTGCTGGGTTTCACCCGGCTGGCCGCCGGCGTCACGCTCGCCGAGGCACCCGCGGCGGCGGACGGGGCGTGCGCGCGGGAGGTGCCGCCGCGCGACTACGGGTTCGATCCCTCCCTGTACGAGGCCGGGTCCCGGACGGCCGAGGGTTCCTGGAAATCCGGGTCACATCTGGTCGTCTGCACCGTACAACGGCAGAACGGGGGCACCATGGAGGGGAACGGACCATGAGGAGGGTGTTGCGATGCCCGGTTCCACGGACAGTTCGACGAAGACGATGGGGGCGCTCACCATCGGAGGCCTGGTCGCGGTGACGGCCTACACGGTGGCGCTCGGGAGCAACGGCTGGCTGTGGTTCGGCTGGGTCGTGCTCGGGCTGATCACCGTGGGGATGGTCGCCACGCGCAGCGCCTGAGCCCCGCGCAGGGGCGTACGCGTTGTCTCACTCGCGGCCGACGCGGCCCGCCGAGTGCACGCCCGGCTGGTATTTCGGCAGCCGGACGGTAATTTTCATGCCCGCGCCGACGGCCGTCTCGATGACGAGGCCGTGGTCGTCCCCGTAGACCTGGCGGAGACGGTCGTCGACGTTGGACAGCCCGATGCCGCCCGAGGGACTCACCTCGCGTGCCAGGATGCGGCGCAGCAGGCCGGGGTCCATGCCGGCGCCGTCGTCCTCGATGACGACCAGGGCCTCGGCGCCTGCGTCCTGCGCGGTGATCTGGATGCGGCAGCGGTCGGACTTGCCCTCCAGGCCGTGCTTGACGGCGTTCTCGACGAGCGGCTGGAGGCACAGGAAGGGCAGGGCGACCGGCAGCACCTCTGGGGCGACCTGGAGGGTGACGGCAAGGCGGTCGCCGAAGCGGGCCCGCACCAGCGCCAGGTAGTGGTCGATGGCGTGCAGCTCGTCGGCGAGGGTGGTGAAGTCGCCGTGCCGGCGGAACGAATAGCGGGTGAAGTCGGCGAACTCCAGCAGCAGCTCGCGGGCGCGCTCGGGGTCGGTGCGGACGAAGGACGCGATCACCGCGAGCGAGTTGAAGATGAAGTGCGGGGAGATCTGGGCGCGCAGGGCCTTGATCTCGGCCTCGATGAGCCGGGTGCGGGACTGGTCGAGGTCGGCCAGCTCCAGCTGGACGGAGACCCAGCGGGCGACCTCGCCCGCCGCCCGGACCAGCACGGCGGACTCGCGGGGCGCGCAGGCGACCAGCGCGCCGTGGACCCGGTCGTCGACGGTGAGCGGGGCGACGACCGCCCAGCGCACCGCGCAGTCCGGGGTGTCACAGGTGAGCGGGAAGGCTTCGCCGCGGCCGGTCTCCAGCGGGCCGGCCAGGCGTTCCATGATCTCGGTGCGGTGGTGGGCGCCCGCGCCGTCCCAGACCAGCACCTCCTTGAGATCGGTCAGGCACAGCGCGTCCGTGCCGAGCAGCGAGCGCAGCTTGCGGGCGGACTTGCCGGCCGTCTCCTCGGTCAGACCGGCCCTGAGCGGGGGCGTGGCCAGGGAGGCGGTGTGCAGGGTCTGGAAGGTGGCGTGCTCGACCGGGGTGCCGAGCCCGCCCAGGTTCTGCGGGCGGGCCGTGCGGCGCCCCAGCCAGAAGCCCGCGGCCAGCAGGGGCAGCACGGCGACGGCCAGGCCGGCCAGGAAACCGCTCACGGAGCCGCTCACGGGGACACCTCCTTGCGCAGTTCGTCCGCGCGCAGCTCCTCCGGCAGGTGGAAGCGGGCCAGGATCGCCGCCGTCCCGGCCGGCACCCGCG carries:
- a CDS encoding cytochrome c oxidase assembly protein, which gives rise to MDHSGHGMMMDLPPFTLGRGLAWSADPFFLIACLLGLALYGWGVVRLTRRGDKWPVGRTVSFVVGVLSVVLMMCTKLNDYGMVMFSVHMVQHMIISMVSPILLLLGAPITLALRALPTAGRGRKGPRELLLKLLHSRYMRIITHPAFTIPLFIASLYALYFTPLFDFLMGSKVGHIGMMVHFLAVGLVFFWPIMGVDPGPHRPGYVMRMLELFAGMPFHAFFGIALMMASSPMVETFQNPPASLGIDALSDQNAAGGIAWAFSEVPSVLVLLALLFQWYASEERQARRKDRAADRDGDKELEAYNAYLAALNTRGG
- a CDS encoding sensor histidine kinase, whose amino-acid sequence is MSGFLAGLAVAVLPLLAAGFWLGRRTARPQNLGGLGTPVEHATFQTLHTASLATPPLRAGLTEETAGKSARKLRSLLGTDALCLTDLKEVLVWDGAGAHHRTEIMERLAGPLETGRGEAFPLTCDTPDCAVRWAVVAPLTVDDRVHGALVACAPRESAVLVRAAGEVARWVSVQLELADLDQSRTRLIEAEIKALRAQISPHFIFNSLAVIASFVRTDPERARELLLEFADFTRYSFRRHGDFTTLADELHAIDHYLALVRARFGDRLAVTLQVAPEVLPVALPFLCLQPLVENAVKHGLEGKSDRCRIQITAQDAGAEALVVIEDDGAGMDPGLLRRILAREVSPSGGIGLSNVDDRLRQVYGDDHGLVIETAVGAGMKITVRLPKYQPGVHSAGRVGRE
- a CDS encoding Mur ligase family protein, which translates into the protein MAGNSDPLTPRAKIAVTAGKAVAAASRAAGRGSGSVIGGRVALKLDPDLLHRLAGHLDVTLVSATNGKTTTTRLIAEALKAAGPVVSNALGANMPAGITSALAAGSEARYGVIEVDEKYLVGVAQATEPKCIALLNLSRDQLDRAAETRMLAENWREGLAGSKAVIVANADDPLVVWAASSSPNVIWVAAGQMWKDDAWSCPSCGGVMQRPGDDWFCGECGFRRPTPSWALSGDHVLDPHGSAWPIHLQLPGRANKANAASSAAVAAVFGVPPQVALERMYQVQAVAGRYDVVQFQGRDLRLLLAKNPAGWLETFSLIDPPPAPVILSVNARGADGTDTSWLWDVDYTRLSGHPICVIGDRKLDLAVRLEVANQQFQVCEDLDQAVSLCPPGRIEVIANYTAFQDLRRRVGN
- a CDS encoding type 1 glutamine amidotransferase, which produces MSDNQLRIVWIYPDLLSTYGDQGNALVVERRARQRGLDVARLDVRSDQPIPTSGDIYLIGGGEDRPQRLAAERLRRDGGLHRAVENGAIVFSVCAGYQILGHEFINDLGQREPGLGLLDVVSTRGEGARCVGDVLGDIDARLGLPPLTGFENHQGVTHLGPSARPLAQVRFGNGNGTGDGTEGAYNDTVFGTYMHGPVLARNPQIADLLLKLALDVNALPPTDDRWYEALRNERIAAAQQPA
- a CDS encoding membrane protein — its product is MPGSTDSSTKTMGALTIGGLVAVTAYTVALGSNGWLWFGWVVLGLITVGMVATRSA
- a CDS encoding 6-phosphofructokinase, with the protein product MRIGVLTSGGDCPGLNAVIRSVVHRAVVDHGDEVIGFRDGWKGLLECDYLKLDLDAVGGILARGGTILGSSRVRPEHLRDGVERARGHVEQLGLDAIIPIGGEGTLKAARLLSDNGLPIVGVPKTIDNDIAVTDVTFGFDTAVTVATEALDRLKTTAESHQRVLIVEVMGRHTGWIALHSGMAAGAHAVVVPERPFDIDELTAKVGERFSAGKRFAIVVAAEGAKPKPGTMDFDEGGKDVYGHERFAGIARQLSIELEERLGKEARPVILGHVQRGGTPTAYDRVLATRFGWHAVEAVHRGEFGMMTALRGTDIRMVPLAEAVASLKTVPSARYAEAECVL
- a CDS encoding septum formation family protein; amino-acid sequence: MTRHAFSGQVVAGRYLLLRPLGAGGPGRVWLARDRRLGGEVALRAARSGVRALPPARVHPHMVTVHDVVEHEGVSWIVMEYVPGAVTLRELVARSGPLAPAECARIGLAVLDAWAAGHERAVEPAGVLLAPDRLGAPYGRILLTGPGTAAPLDGDGLNSLGRTLHHAVEGRDPSGRDLAVPPVRAGALGPLLERLLAGPPPRVTVAEAEAELAWIVTPQTETYVRPRTDPGSQPPWSSAPTPVAGPLPPNGGHRRRRPRAPRAALAGGLGVLLALSGVWYALADRGTDGAGAPYGAAVGLVAPLEDGDCVRARWPGGTRFAGTPRLAVDADCRGGAPDGQVMAFVPASSAGEARELGPARCEERTRELRGRLAGVRSVAVVPVEDGFETARRRTACLVLGAYGPVYGPLGRHREPGAVFADTATMQRRDCLDVRSAREVRLVSCGGRYDAQVLGFTRLAAGVTLAEAPAAADGACAREVPPRDYGFDPSLYEAGSRTAEGSWKSGSHLVVCTVQRQNGGTMEGNGP